One stretch of Methylopila sp. 73B DNA includes these proteins:
- the prmC gene encoding peptide chain release factor N(5)-glutamine methyltransferase: protein MTLGEAARAAASRFAAAGIDTPEADARALAREAFGLDAARLIARASDAADVHALARLEGLIRRRLGGEPVDRILGRREFWGLDFTLAPETLAPRGDTETIVQAALDAVGGRDRPIAVLDLGVGSGCILLALLSELPRATGLGVDRSFGAARAARANAERLGLGARARVVVGDWATALGSRFDLVVSNPPYIASADMAGLDREVREHDPARALDGGADGLDAYRAIVADLPARLNTGGAAVLELGAGQETDVARLASQAGLRVDGAARIDLGGVPRALVLGAAT from the coding sequence GTGACGCTGGGCGAGGCCGCGCGCGCCGCCGCGTCGCGGTTCGCCGCGGCCGGGATCGACACGCCCGAGGCCGACGCCCGGGCGCTCGCCCGCGAGGCTTTCGGCCTCGACGCCGCGCGACTGATCGCCAGAGCCAGCGATGCGGCGGACGTCCACGCCCTCGCGCGGCTGGAAGGCCTGATTCGGAGGCGTCTCGGCGGCGAGCCCGTCGACCGCATCCTCGGCCGCCGCGAGTTCTGGGGGCTCGACTTCACGCTCGCGCCCGAGACCCTCGCCCCCCGCGGCGACACCGAGACGATTGTGCAGGCGGCGCTCGACGCCGTCGGCGGGCGCGATCGGCCGATCGCGGTTCTCGACCTCGGGGTCGGCTCGGGCTGCATCCTGCTGGCGCTGCTGTCCGAACTTCCGCGCGCCACCGGGCTGGGCGTCGACCGCTCGTTCGGCGCCGCCCGCGCCGCGCGCGCCAACGCCGAACGCCTCGGCCTGGGGGCGCGCGCGCGCGTCGTCGTCGGCGACTGGGCGACGGCGCTCGGGAGCCGCTTCGATCTCGTCGTCTCGAATCCGCCCTACATCGCAAGCGCCGACATGGCCGGGCTCGACCGCGAGGTGCGGGAGCACGATCCCGCCCGCGCGCTCGACGGCGGCGCCGACGGCCTCGACGCCTACCGCGCCATCGTCGCGGACCTGCCCGCGCGCCTCAACACGGGCGGAGCCGCCGTGCTTGAGCTCGGCGCCGGCCAGGAAACCGACGTGGCGCGCCTCGCCAGCCAAGCCGGCCTGCGGGTCGACGGCGCCGCGCGGATCGATCTCGGCGGCGTCCCGAGGGCGCTGGTCCTTGGGGCGGCGACGTAA
- the prfA gene encoding peptide chain release factor 1 codes for MSVELPRDKLEALVERFAAVDHALGQTTEGAELARLGRERAELEPVVEAIRALRATEDEIQDLEHLVADGGTDAEMRDLARAELDEARGRRDDAAEALQIELLPKDEADARGVILEVRAGTGGDEAALFAGDLFRMYQRYADACGWKVEVLSTSEGAMGGYKEIVAEIAGRGVFGRMKYESGVHRVQRVPATEGSGRIHTSAATVAVLPEAEEVDVALDDSELRFDVYRAQGAGGQHVNKTESAVRVTHLPTGIAVAVQDERSQHRNRARAIALLRAKLYDIERERVDGARADARRVQVGSGDRSERIRTYNFPQGRVTDHRINLTLYKLDAVMEGTALGELIDALSAEQRARLLASEDAAA; via the coding sequence GTGAGCGTCGAACTCCCCAGAGACAAGCTTGAGGCTCTCGTCGAGCGCTTCGCGGCGGTCGACCATGCGCTCGGGCAGACGACCGAGGGCGCCGAACTCGCGCGGCTCGGCCGCGAGCGCGCCGAGCTCGAACCCGTGGTCGAGGCGATCCGCGCCCTGCGCGCGACTGAAGACGAGATCCAGGACCTCGAACATCTCGTCGCGGACGGCGGGACGGACGCCGAGATGCGCGACCTCGCCCGCGCCGAACTCGACGAGGCCCGTGGTCGCCGGGACGACGCGGCCGAGGCGCTTCAGATCGAGCTGCTGCCGAAGGACGAGGCGGACGCGCGCGGCGTCATCCTCGAGGTGCGGGCCGGCACCGGCGGCGACGAGGCGGCGCTGTTCGCCGGCGACCTGTTCCGCATGTACCAGCGCTACGCCGACGCCTGCGGCTGGAAGGTCGAGGTGCTGTCGACCAGCGAAGGCGCCATGGGCGGGTACAAGGAGATCGTGGCCGAGATCGCCGGCAGGGGCGTGTTCGGGCGCATGAAGTACGAATCCGGCGTCCACCGCGTGCAGCGCGTGCCGGCGACCGAAGGCTCCGGCCGCATCCACACCTCCGCCGCCACCGTCGCGGTGCTGCCGGAGGCGGAGGAGGTCGACGTCGCGCTCGACGACTCGGAGCTACGGTTCGACGTCTACCGGGCGCAGGGCGCGGGCGGCCAGCACGTCAACAAGACCGAGTCGGCGGTGCGCGTGACGCATCTGCCCACCGGCATCGCGGTCGCCGTGCAGGACGAGCGCTCGCAGCACCGCAACCGCGCCCGCGCCATCGCGCTGCTGCGCGCCAAGCTCTACGACATCGAGCGCGAGCGGGTGGACGGCGCGCGCGCCGACGCCCGCCGGGTCCAGGTCGGCTCCGGCGACCGGTCCGAGCGCATCCGCACCTACAATTTTCCGCAGGGCCGCGTCACCGACCACCGCATCAACCTCACGCTCTACAAGCTCGACGCCGTGATGGAGGGAACCGCCCTCGGCGAGCTGATCGACGCCCTGTCGGCCGAGCAGCGCGCCCGGCTTCTGGCCTCGGAGGACGCGGCGGCGTGA
- the ptsP gene encoding phosphoenolpyruvate--protein phosphotransferase: protein MRGAYGGPRVLLRRLREVMADPVTAQERLDRIVVLIAANMVAEVCSVYVLRSDNDLELFATEGLNRDAVHRTTMRKGEGLVGLVADEAESVNLSDAQAHPSFSYKPETGEEIYHSFMGVPILRSGNTLGVLVVQNKAHRTYSDEEVEALQTTAMVIAEMVASGELSGPGGAETVGRRPAHSAGVSLSDGIGLGHVVLHEPKIVVKNFIAEDVNKELKRLDEGLVRLRASIDVLLDDGDVARAGEHRDVLETFRMFAHDRGWGKRLHEAVMTGLTAEAAVERVQSDTRARMQRQTDPYLRERLHDLDDLAHRLLRELASPDHASRPREELPENAIVVARSMGPAALLEYDRTRLRGLVLEEGSGSSHVAIVARALGIAAIGQLENATGLAEAGDPIIVDGFSGEVHVRPTPDVERAYADKVRFRARKQEQYRALRDRPFRTRDGVEVALLLNAGLLVDLPHIPETNAAGIGLFRTELQFMVAPSLPKTAAQEALYRAVLDAAGEKPVTFRTLDVGGDKVLPYMRLEPEENPALGWRAIRLGLDRPALLRTQIRALLRAAGGRDLKIMFPMVSCVSEFDEAKAIVEREQVRLAAHGFEAPAKVRLGVMVEVPSLLFQLEEIVRRVDFLSVGSNDLMQFLFAVDRGNAKVSARFDPLDVAFLRALARVTAVAGAAGKPVTLCGEIAARPLEAMALVAIGYRSMSVSPAAIGPVKAMLLDLDAGDVANFVRPRLERFDGGHSLRAELGDYARSRGLQIEP from the coding sequence ATGCGAGGCGCGTATGGCGGCCCGCGCGTGCTTTTGCGCCGGCTGCGGGAGGTCATGGCGGACCCGGTCACGGCGCAGGAGCGTCTTGACCGGATCGTGGTGCTGATCGCCGCCAACATGGTGGCCGAGGTCTGCTCGGTCTACGTGCTACGGTCGGATAACGATCTCGAGCTGTTCGCCACCGAAGGCCTGAACCGGGATGCGGTCCACCGCACCACCATGCGCAAGGGCGAGGGCCTCGTGGGCCTCGTCGCGGACGAGGCCGAGTCGGTCAACCTGTCCGACGCCCAGGCGCATCCCTCGTTCTCCTACAAGCCGGAGACGGGCGAGGAGATCTACCACTCCTTCATGGGCGTCCCGATCCTGCGCTCGGGCAACACGCTCGGCGTGCTCGTCGTCCAGAACAAGGCCCATCGCACCTACTCCGACGAGGAGGTGGAGGCGCTCCAGACCACCGCGATGGTCATCGCCGAGATGGTGGCGAGCGGCGAGCTGTCCGGTCCCGGCGGGGCCGAGACGGTCGGCCGCAGGCCGGCGCACTCGGCGGGCGTCTCGCTGTCCGACGGCATCGGTCTCGGCCACGTGGTTCTGCACGAGCCGAAGATCGTCGTGAAGAACTTCATCGCCGAGGACGTGAACAAGGAGCTGAAGCGCCTCGACGAGGGCCTCGTGCGGCTGCGCGCGTCGATCGACGTGCTGCTGGACGACGGCGACGTCGCCCGCGCCGGCGAGCACCGCGACGTGCTCGAGACCTTCCGCATGTTCGCCCACGACCGCGGCTGGGGGAAGCGCCTGCACGAGGCGGTGATGACGGGCCTCACCGCCGAGGCCGCCGTCGAGCGGGTCCAGTCCGACACCCGCGCGCGCATGCAGCGGCAGACCGACCCCTATCTGCGCGAACGGCTGCACGACCTCGACGACCTCGCGCACCGCCTGCTGCGCGAGCTGGCGTCGCCGGACCACGCCTCCCGGCCGCGGGAGGAGCTGCCGGAGAACGCCATCGTGGTCGCCCGTTCCATGGGCCCGGCGGCGCTGCTGGAGTATGACCGGACGCGGCTGCGCGGCCTCGTGCTCGAGGAGGGCTCCGGCTCGAGCCATGTGGCGATCGTCGCCCGGGCGCTCGGGATCGCGGCCATCGGCCAGCTCGAGAACGCGACCGGCCTCGCCGAGGCGGGCGACCCGATCATTGTCGACGGCTTTTCCGGCGAGGTGCACGTTCGCCCGACGCCCGACGTCGAGCGCGCCTACGCCGACAAGGTCCGCTTCCGCGCCCGCAAGCAGGAGCAGTACCGCGCGCTCCGCGACCGTCCGTTCCGCACGCGGGACGGCGTCGAGGTGGCGCTGTTGCTGAACGCCGGCCTGCTGGTCGACCTGCCGCACATCCCCGAGACCAACGCCGCGGGCATCGGCCTGTTCCGCACCGAGCTGCAGTTCATGGTCGCGCCCTCGCTGCCGAAGACGGCCGCGCAGGAAGCGCTCTACCGCGCAGTTCTCGACGCCGCCGGCGAAAAGCCGGTCACCTTCCGCACGCTCGACGTCGGCGGCGACAAGGTCCTCCCCTACATGCGCCTGGAGCCGGAGGAGAACCCGGCGCTCGGCTGGCGCGCGATCCGGCTCGGCCTCGACCGCCCGGCGCTGCTGCGCACCCAGATCCGCGCGCTGCTGCGCGCGGCGGGCGGGCGCGATCTGAAGATCATGTTCCCGATGGTGTCCTGCGTCTCGGAGTTCGACGAGGCGAAGGCGATCGTCGAGCGGGAGCAGGTCCGCCTCGCGGCGCACGGCTTCGAGGCGCCCGCGAAGGTGCGTCTCGGCGTCATGGTCGAGGTGCCGTCGCTGCTGTTCCAGCTGGAGGAGATCGTCCGCCGTGTCGATTTCCTCTCGGTCGGCTCCAACGACCTGATGCAGTTCCTGTTCGCGGTCGACCGCGGCAACGCCAAGGTTTCCGCCCGCTTCGATCCGCTCGACGTCGCGTTCCTGAGGGCGCTCGCGCGGGTGACGGCGGTCGCGGGCGCCGCCGGCAAGCCGGTGACGCTGTGCGGCGAGATCGCCGCCCGGCCGCTCGAGGCCATGGCGCTGGTCGCCATCGGCTACCGCTCGATGTCGGTCTCGCCGGCCGCGATCGGCCCGGTGAAGGCCATGCTGCTGGACCTCGACGCCGGCGACGTCGCGAACTTCGTGCGCCCGCGCCTCGAGCGGTTCGACGGCGGGCATTCGCTGCGCGCGGAGCTCGGCGATTACGCGCGGTCCCGGGGGCTTCAGATCGAGCCGTGA
- a CDS encoding aspartate kinase yields MARIVMKFGGTSVATVDRIRNVGAHVKREVDAGNEVAVVVSAMAGATNQLVAWTREASAIHDAREYDAIVASGEQVTSGLLAIVLQDMGVPARSFQGWQIPLRTDGTHGSARIDSIDGSALISRMTDGQVPVIAGFQGIAPDNRIATLGRGGSDTSAVAVAAAVGADRCDIYTDVDGVYTTDPRIVPKAQRMERIAFEEMLEMASLGAKVLQVRSVEMAMVHKVRVFVRSSFDAPDAPQVGPNGLPPGTLICDEDEIVEQQVVTGIAYSKDEAQITLRRVEDKPGVAAGVFGPLAEAAINVDMIVQNISEDGRTTDITFTLPTGDQERTLQILESKKAEIGFSELNTNADVCKVSVIGIGMRSHAGVAAQAFEALAKRGVNIRAITTSEIKISVLIDAAYAELAVRTLHSVYGLDKA; encoded by the coding sequence ATGGCCCGCATAGTGATGAAGTTTGGCGGCACGTCCGTCGCGACCGTCGATCGCATCCGCAACGTCGGCGCTCACGTGAAGCGCGAGGTCGACGCCGGCAACGAGGTGGCGGTCGTGGTCTCGGCCATGGCCGGCGCGACCAATCAGCTCGTGGCCTGGACCCGCGAAGCCTCGGCGATCCACGACGCCCGCGAGTACGACGCGATCGTTGCGTCCGGCGAACAGGTGACCTCGGGCCTGCTGGCGATCGTGCTGCAGGACATGGGCGTTCCGGCGCGCTCGTTCCAGGGCTGGCAGATCCCGCTGCGCACCGACGGGACCCATGGCTCGGCCCGCATCGACTCGATCGACGGCTCGGCGCTGATCTCGCGCATGACGGACGGTCAGGTGCCGGTGATCGCGGGCTTCCAGGGCATCGCGCCGGACAACCGGATCGCGACTCTCGGCCGCGGCGGGTCGGACACCAGCGCGGTCGCGGTGGCCGCCGCTGTGGGCGCCGATCGCTGCGACATCTACACCGACGTCGACGGGGTCTACACCACCGACCCCCGCATCGTGCCGAAGGCGCAGCGCATGGAGCGCATCGCCTTCGAGGAGATGCTGGAAATGGCCTCGCTCGGGGCCAAGGTTCTTCAGGTGCGCTCGGTCGAGATGGCCATGGTGCACAAGGTCCGGGTGTTCGTGCGCTCGAGCTTCGACGCGCCGGACGCGCCGCAGGTCGGCCCGAACGGCCTGCCCCCCGGAACGCTTATCTGCGACGAGGACGAGATCGTGGAACAACAGGTCGTCACCGGCATCGCCTATTCCAAAGACGAGGCCCAGATCACGCTCCGCCGGGTGGAGGACAAGCCGGGCGTCGCCGCGGGCGTGTTCGGACCGCTCGCCGAGGCTGCGATCAACGTGGACATGATCGTCCAGAACATCTCCGAGGACGGCCGAACCACCGACATCACCTTCACCCTGCCGACCGGGGACCAGGAGCGGACGCTCCAGATCCTCGAGTCCAAGAAGGCCGAGATCGGGTTCAGCGAGCTCAACACCAACGCCGACGTGTGCAAGGTGTCGGTCATCGGCATCGGCATGCGCAGCCACGCGGGCGTCGCCGCGCAGGCGTTCGAGGCGCTCGCGAAGCGCGGCGTCAACATCCGTGCGATAACGACCTCGGAGATCAAGATCTCTGTGCTGATCGACGCGGCCTACGCCGAGCTTGCCGTTCGAACGCTCCATTCGGTATACGGGCTCGACAAGGCCTGA
- the ubiG gene encoding bifunctional 2-polyprenyl-6-hydroxyphenol methylase/3-demethylubiquinol 3-O-methyltransferase UbiG, with product MTTPHAASLDRDEVARFDALAQRWWDLDGPMKPLHKFNPARVAIFRDAICARFRRDASAVRPLEGLRLLDVGCGAGVLAEPLARLGAEVTGVDPAPELIPVAAAHAAEQGLAIAYRAAAAEELLANGESFDVVVASEVIEHVNDVPAFVAALADLVRPGGLALFSTLNRTPLAHALAIVAAEYVLRWLPRGTHSYEKFVTPDELSAAARAAGLEPTDLRGIKFNPLKNSWGVSDDTLVNYTLAAGKS from the coding sequence ATGACGACGCCCCACGCCGCAAGCCTCGACCGCGACGAGGTGGCGCGCTTCGACGCGCTGGCCCAGCGCTGGTGGGACCTCGACGGGCCGATGAAGCCCTTGCACAAATTCAACCCCGCCCGCGTCGCCATCTTCCGGGACGCCATCTGCGCCCGCTTCCGCCGCGACGCCTCCGCCGTACGGCCGCTCGAGGGTTTGCGGCTGCTCGACGTCGGTTGCGGCGCGGGCGTGCTGGCGGAGCCGCTCGCGCGCCTCGGCGCCGAGGTGACCGGGGTCGATCCGGCGCCCGAGCTGATCCCCGTGGCCGCGGCCCACGCCGCCGAACAGGGCCTTGCGATCGCCTACCGGGCGGCCGCCGCCGAAGAACTTCTGGCCAACGGCGAGAGCTTCGACGTCGTGGTGGCCTCCGAGGTGATCGAGCACGTGAACGACGTGCCCGCCTTCGTCGCGGCGCTCGCGGACCTTGTTCGCCCCGGCGGCCTCGCGCTGTTCTCGACGCTGAACCGCACCCCCCTCGCCCACGCCCTGGCGATCGTCGCCGCCGAATACGTGCTGCGCTGGCTGCCGCGGGGCACGCATTCCTACGAGAAGTTCGTCACGCCCGACGAGCTCTCGGCGGCGGCCCGGGCGGCCGGACTGGAGCCCACGGACCTGCGCGGCATCAAGTTTAACCCGCTCAAGAACAGCTGGGGCGTGAGCGACGACACGCTGGTGAACTACACGCTCGCCGCCGGCAAAAGCTGA
- a CDS encoding GGDEF domain-containing protein — MNGVLLLSLQALVYFAVMAALLRARFAYGVGLFVCALGVMHFLETYLAAVFFIELPFGLLSPGSTVLFSGKLMMFLLLYIREDAETARQPIYGLMIGNLLLVALALILRQHETLAPLPGYQADLRFIDQIGVLMIWGTLLLFVDIIALILVFERLMRLFRRQAFPALLVSSALVLTFDQLAFFPVLHWVTGIPFSALGGGWAAKMGAAAVYSVFIAIYLRYVEPTERPAFARRRIWDVFDALTYRTRYEDLLARAAVDPLTGAATRSAFEDLRRKRLERRRIDPWPVSLAMVDVDHFKQANDRFGHEAGDEILAAVGRALIGAVRAGDRVFRYGGEEFVVVAERLDAAAAAALGERLRAAVADAFVGTPDRRVTISVGVATSTPGVGDLMATLRKADARLYEAKRAGRDTVVAGA; from the coding sequence ATGAACGGCGTTCTGCTCCTGTCGCTTCAGGCCCTGGTGTACTTCGCGGTCATGGCCGCGCTGCTCCGGGCCCGGTTCGCCTACGGCGTCGGCCTGTTCGTCTGCGCGCTCGGGGTGATGCACTTCCTCGAGACCTATCTCGCGGCCGTGTTCTTCATCGAGCTGCCGTTCGGCCTGCTCTCGCCCGGCTCGACCGTGCTGTTCTCCGGCAAGCTGATGATGTTCCTGCTGCTCTACATCCGCGAGGACGCGGAGACGGCGCGGCAGCCGATCTACGGACTGATGATCGGCAACCTGCTGCTGGTGGCGCTGGCGTTGATCCTGCGGCAGCACGAGACGCTGGCGCCGCTGCCCGGCTACCAGGCCGACCTGCGTTTTATCGACCAGATCGGCGTGCTCATGATCTGGGGCACCCTGCTGCTGTTCGTCGACATCATCGCGCTGATCCTGGTGTTCGAACGGCTGATGCGGCTGTTCCGGCGTCAGGCCTTCCCGGCGCTTCTCGTCAGTTCGGCGCTGGTCCTGACCTTCGACCAGCTCGCGTTCTTCCCGGTGCTGCACTGGGTCACGGGCATCCCCTTCAGCGCGCTCGGCGGCGGCTGGGCCGCGAAGATGGGGGCGGCCGCGGTCTACAGCGTCTTCATCGCGATCTACCTGCGCTATGTGGAGCCGACCGAGCGTCCGGCCTTCGCGCGCCGCCGGATCTGGGACGTGTTCGACGCCCTGACCTACCGCACGCGCTACGAGGACCTGCTGGCGCGCGCCGCGGTCGATCCGCTGACCGGCGCCGCCACCCGAAGCGCCTTCGAGGACCTGCGGCGCAAGCGGCTGGAGCGCCGCCGGATCGACCCCTGGCCGGTGAGCCTTGCGATGGTGGACGTCGACCATTTCAAGCAGGCGAACGACCGGTTCGGCCATGAAGCCGGCGACGAGATCCTCGCCGCCGTTGGACGGGCGCTGATCGGCGCGGTGCGGGCGGGAGACCGCGTGTTCCGCTACGGCGGCGAAGAGTTCGTCGTCGTGGCCGAACGGCTCGACGCCGCCGCCGCCGCGGCGCTCGGCGAGCGGCTGCGCGCCGCCGTCGCCGACGCCTTCGTCGGGACGCCCGACCGCCGCGTGACGATCAGCGTGGGCGTCGCGACCTCGACGCCGGGCGTCGGAGACCTGATGGCGACGCTGCGGAAGGCGGACGCGCGGCTTTACGAGGCCAAGCGCGCGGGCCGCGACACCGTGGTCGCCGGGGCCTGA
- a CDS encoding DUF930 domain-containing protein: MTCSFRFAAGLVGALALPGAAHAAKSVADQMLALDLDTRIEQRCNARAMGEISRADRAMRPDELVAYAFKDSEVKGDVVHAPGAAVRSGNAWYRLSYVCRTTPDGLDVLSLSFTLGAEIPRSEWEDHQLVPQ, translated from the coding sequence ATGACATGTTCGTTCCGCTTCGCCGCCGGCCTCGTCGGCGCGTTGGCTCTTCCCGGCGCCGCGCACGCGGCGAAATCGGTCGCCGACCAGATGCTCGCGCTCGATCTCGACACGCGGATCGAGCAGCGCTGCAACGCCCGCGCGATGGGTGAGATCAGCCGCGCCGACCGCGCGATGCGTCCCGACGAGCTGGTCGCCTACGCCTTCAAGGACAGCGAGGTGAAGGGCGACGTGGTGCATGCGCCGGGGGCCGCGGTGCGCAGCGGAAACGCCTGGTACCGCTTGTCTTATGTCTGCCGCACCACGCCGGACGGCCTCGACGTGCTGTCGCTGAGCTTCACACTCGGGGCCGAAATCCCGCGTTCGGAATGGGAGGACCACCAGCTCGTTCCGCAGTGA
- a CDS encoding cell wall hydrolase, whose product MTKRAFRAGVVAAAAFGAVGCAQHPKPQIVKVSLNGGERDCLARAMYFESHRGSDEGMLAVGTVVQNRLKSGKYGASYCDVVGQKGQFAPGVMTRSMDDSGAERARRVAEQVAAGKRHPGVRGAMFFHTAGLRFPYPNMRYVLVAGGNAFYEKRSVDSIAQARENARSRSLALAYAKADPTAEAKPIVVAALISRDEPAETPARVETAARPEAPIRVETHVVRAAAPARTEIAAAPAFPAFDPPPAFAPTPAAAAAAFAEPVAAR is encoded by the coding sequence ATGACGAAGCGCGCATTCCGCGCTGGCGTCGTCGCCGCCGCTGCCTTTGGCGCGGTCGGCTGCGCGCAGCACCCGAAGCCGCAGATCGTGAAAGTGAGCCTCAACGGAGGCGAACGGGACTGCCTCGCGCGAGCCATGTATTTCGAATCCCATCGGGGCAGCGACGAGGGCATGCTCGCCGTCGGCACGGTGGTCCAGAACCGCCTCAAGTCGGGAAAGTACGGCGCCAGCTACTGCGACGTCGTCGGCCAGAAGGGCCAGTTCGCCCCCGGCGTCATGACCCGCAGCATGGACGACAGCGGCGCCGAGCGCGCCCGACGCGTGGCCGAGCAGGTCGCCGCCGGCAAGCGCCATCCGGGCGTCCGCGGCGCGATGTTCTTCCACACCGCCGGCCTCAGGTTCCCCTACCCCAACATGCGCTACGTGCTCGTGGCCGGCGGCAACGCCTTCTACGAGAAGCGCAGCGTCGACAGCATCGCCCAGGCCCGCGAGAACGCCCGTTCGCGCAGCCTTGCGCTCGCCTACGCCAAGGCGGATCCGACCGCCGAAGCGAAGCCGATCGTGGTCGCGGCGCTGATCTCGCGGGACGAGCCGGCGGAGACCCCGGCCCGCGTCGAGACCGCCGCTCGCCCCGAGGCGCCGATCCGCGTCGAGACCCATGTGGTCCGCGCGGCGGCTCCCGCCCGCACCGAGATCGCGGCGGCGCCCGCCTTCCCCGCGTTCGATCCGCCGCCCGCCTTCGCCCCGACGCCGGCGGCGGCCGCAGCGGCCTTCGCCGAGCCAGTCGCGGCGCGCTGA
- a CDS encoding cold-shock protein codes for MATGTVKFFNVQKGYGFIQPDDGATDVFVHISAVERAGLHTIVEGQKLSFEVVRDNRSGKSAAENLQAA; via the coding sequence ATGGCGACTGGCACCGTGAAGTTTTTCAACGTCCAGAAGGGCTACGGATTCATTCAGCCGGACGACGGCGCAACGGATGTGTTCGTTCACATTTCGGCCGTCGAGCGCGCTGGTCTGCACACGATCGTCGAGGGGCAGAAGCTCAGCTTCGAAGTCGTTCGCGACAACCGCTCGGGCAAGAGCGCTGCCGAGAACCTTCAGGCCGCGTGA
- the poxB gene encoding ubiquinone-dependent pyruvate dehydrogenase, whose protein sequence is MSQTIADLLVATLANAGVKRIWGVTGDSLNAMNDSLRRLKTIEWMHVRHEEVAAFAAGAEAAVTGELAVCAGSCGPGNLHLINGLYDCQRNHAPVLAIAAHIPSSEIGLEYFQETRPTELFRECSVFCEMVQDPRQMPEILHRALRTAIGRKGVAVLVIPGDIALKPAPDAARADWPRLSEPRLLPNLADVDALADLLNGSDKVTLLCGAGCAGAHDEVVGLADALGAPIVHALRGKEHVEWANPFDVGMTGLIGFSSGYHAMMDCDTLLMLGSDFPYRNFYPPKAKIVQVDSDPGALGRRAQLALGVVGDVKATIGELLPRLGSGRSRAFLYQALKHYADARKGLDDLAEPAGKGKPLHPQYVAKVIDRLAADDAVFTVDVGTPTVWAARYLTMNGKRRIVGSFRHGSMANAMPQALGAQAAHPARQVISLSGDGGFAMLMGDVLSARQLKLPIKIVVFNNGSLGFVEMEMKAAGYLDTNVALDNPDFAALAESAGLKGFRVTSSEELEGALSAAFAHDGPALVDVAVARQELSIPPKIELEQAKGFSLYMLKAIINGRGDEVLELASTNLFR, encoded by the coding sequence GTGAGCCAGACCATCGCCGACCTGCTTGTCGCAACGCTCGCCAACGCGGGCGTGAAGCGAATCTGGGGCGTGACGGGCGACAGCCTGAACGCCATGAACGACAGCCTGCGGCGGCTGAAGACCATCGAGTGGATGCACGTCCGCCACGAGGAGGTCGCGGCCTTCGCGGCCGGCGCGGAGGCCGCCGTCACCGGCGAGCTCGCGGTCTGCGCCGGCAGCTGCGGCCCGGGCAACCTCCACCTGATCAACGGCCTTTACGACTGCCAGCGCAACCACGCGCCGGTGCTCGCGATTGCGGCGCACATTCCCTCCAGCGAGATCGGGCTGGAGTACTTCCAGGAGACGCGGCCGACCGAGCTCTTCCGCGAGTGCAGCGTGTTCTGCGAGATGGTGCAGGACCCGCGCCAGATGCCGGAAATTCTGCACCGGGCGCTGCGCACGGCGATCGGCCGCAAGGGCGTTGCGGTGCTGGTGATTCCCGGCGACATCGCGCTGAAGCCGGCGCCGGACGCCGCGCGCGCCGACTGGCCGCGGCTGTCGGAGCCCCGGCTGCTGCCGAACCTCGCCGACGTCGACGCGCTCGCGGATCTGCTGAACGGCTCCGACAAGGTGACGCTGCTTTGCGGCGCCGGCTGCGCGGGCGCGCATGACGAGGTGGTGGGCCTCGCGGACGCGCTCGGCGCGCCGATCGTCCACGCGCTGCGGGGCAAGGAGCACGTCGAATGGGCGAACCCCTTCGACGTCGGCATGACCGGGTTGATCGGCTTCTCGTCCGGCTACCACGCCATGATGGACTGCGACACGCTGCTGATGCTCGGCAGCGACTTTCCCTACCGCAACTTCTATCCGCCGAAGGCGAAGATCGTGCAGGTCGACAGCGACCCCGGCGCCCTGGGCCGGCGGGCGCAGCTCGCGCTCGGCGTCGTGGGCGACGTGAAGGCTACCATCGGCGAGCTGCTGCCCCGTCTTGGGAGCGGCCGCAGCCGCGCGTTTCTGTACCAGGCGCTCAAGCATTACGCCGACGCGCGGAAGGGGCTGGACGATCTCGCGGAGCCCGCGGGCAAGGGCAAGCCCCTGCACCCGCAGTACGTGGCGAAGGTCATCGACCGGCTCGCCGCGGACGACGCCGTCTTCACCGTGGACGTCGGCACGCCGACGGTCTGGGCCGCGCGCTATCTCACGATGAACGGGAAGCGGCGGATCGTCGGTTCGTTCCGCCACGGCTCGATGGCGAACGCCATGCCGCAGGCGCTCGGCGCGCAGGCGGCGCACCCCGCCCGGCAGGTGATCTCGCTGTCCGGCGACGGCGGCTTCGCGATGCTGATGGGGGACGTACTCTCGGCGCGGCAGCTCAAGCTGCCGATCAAGATCGTCGTCTTCAACAACGGCTCGCTCGGCTTCGTCGAGATGGAGATGAAGGCGGCGGGCTACCTCGACACCAACGTCGCGCTGGACAATCCGGACTTCGCCGCGCTGGCCGAGAGCGCCGGGCTGAAGGGATTTCGCGTGACGTCGTCCGAGGAGCTCGAGGGCGCGCTGTCGGCGGCCTTCGCGCACGACGGGCCCGCGCTCGTGGACGTGGCCGTCGCGCGGCAGGAGCTGTCGATCCCGCCGAAAATCGAGCTGGAGCAGGCGAAGGGCTTCAGCCTTTATATGCTGAAAGCGATCATCAACGGCCGCGGCGACGAGGTCCTGGAACTCGCCTCCACCAATCTGTTCCGTTAG